The Alloyangia pacifica DNA segment CTCGTCCCAGGCCAGCGTGCCCTTGGTGTGCGAGAAAAGATGCAGCGAGGGCGTCCAGCCGCCCGACATCAGCACCGCGTCGCAGGCGATCTCCTCGCCGCTGCCCACCTTGCCGCCCGAGACCGGGTTGAGCCGGATCGAGGCGACCCGCAGGCGGCCCTTGGTGGCTGTGGCGGTGCGGCCGAGCTTGACGGGGATCCCGCGCTGGCGCGCGCCGGTCAGCAGCGCCTCGTCAACGGTTTCGCGCGTGTCGGCGATGGCCTGCACCCTAGCGCCGGCGTCGGCCAGATCGAAGGCGGCGTACCAGGCGCTGTCATGCGAGGTCAGCACCACGGGGCGCTGCCCGACCAGCACGCCGTAGCGGTTGAGGTAGCTCTGCGCCGCGCCCGCCAGCATCACGCCCGGACGGTCGTTGCCGTGGAACACCAGCGGCTTTTCCAGCGCGCCCTGCGCCAGCACCACCTGCTTCGCGCGCACCCGCCACAGCCGCTCGCGCGGGGTGTCGGCGGGCAGGTTGGGCAGGTGGTCGGTCAGCCGCTCGCAAAGACCGATGAGGTTCTGGTGGTAATAGCCGATGGCGGTGGTGCGGGTCATCACCTTCACGCCCGCCGCTTTCAGCGCGGCCAGCTCGGCGGCGACCCAGTCCCAGGCGGCGGTGCCACCGATCTGCGCCTGCGGCTCCGAGAGCAGCGTGCCGCCCACTTCCGGGTTCTCGTCGACCAGCACGACCTTCAGGCCCGCCTCTGCCGCCACCCGCGCCGCGGCAAGGCCCGAGGGCCCGGCGCCGACGATCAGCACATCGCAATGCAGGTTGCGCGAGGCGTAGCTGTCGGGGTCTTCCTCGGTGGGGCTGACGCCAAGGCCCGCGGCGGCGCGGATGAAGGGCTCGTAGACCTTGTCCCAGAAGCTGCGCGGCCACATGAAGGTCTTGTAGTAAAACCCTGCCGAGAAGAGCATATAGGCGGCATCGTTCACCGCGCCGACGTCGAACTTCAGGCTCGGGTACTTGTTCTGCGAGCTGGTTTCGAGCCCGCCCCAGATCTCCTGCACCGTGGCGCGGGTGTTGGGCTCAAAGCGGCCCGGGCCGCGGCGGGTGCCGATGAGCGCGTTGGGCTCTTCCGAGCCCGCCGCCACCGGCCCGCGCGGGCGGTGGTACTTGAACGAGCGGCCCATCAGGTGCACGCCATTGGCCAGCAGCGCCGAGGCGACGGTGTCGCCCTCGTAGCCCTGGTAGGTCTTGCCGTCGAAGGTGAAGTTCACCGGGCGGCTCGGGTTGACCCGGCCCTTGCCTTCAACACGGCCGGAAACGCGATGGCTGCTCATTTCAGGCCCTCCTTCAGCGCGGCGAGATCGGGACGGGGCGCGCCCGCCTTGTAGGTGGTGAGGAACTTGTCGGTGATGGTGTTGCGCACGGCGTTGAAAAACCGCCCGCAGCCATGCAGGTGGCGCCAGCGCTCGAAATGGTCGCCCTTGACGTTGGCGCGCATGAAGAGGAACTGCTGCCAGTCCTCGTCGCTCATCTCCGAGGGGGTTTCGGGGCGGGCAATATGCGCCTCGCCGGCATAGGTGAACTCGACCTCGGGCAGCGTCTCGTCACAATAGGGGCAATGAATCAGGAGCATGGGCGTCGTCCTTAATGTGCAGACATCATCGCGCGCAGGTCAGTGCGCGACCGCGGCGGCGGCCGCTTCGTCGATCAGCCGGCCGGTGCGGAACCGGTCGAGGGTGAAGGGCGCGTTGATCGGGTGCGGCTCGTCCTTGGCGATGGTCCAGGCGAAGACATGCGCCGAGCCCGGGGTGGCCTTGAAGCCGCCCGTGCCCCAGCCGCAATTGACGTAGAGGTTCTTCACCGGCGTCTTGCCGATGATCGGCGAGCGGTCGGGGGTGTTGTCGGTGATCCCCGCCCATTTGCGCAGCATCCGCATGCGGTTGAAGATCGGGAAGACCTCGGAGATCGCGGCGATGGTATGCTCGATCAGCGGCAGCCCGCCGCGCTGGGAATAGCTCACGTATTGGTCGGTGCCGCTGCCGATCACCAGCTCGCCCTTGTCCGACTGGCTGCAATAGGCGTGCACGGCGTTGGACATCACCACGCAGGGGAAGATCGGCTTCACCGGCTCCGAGACCAGCGCCTGCAGCGGCATGCTCTCGAGCGGCAGGCGCACGTCGGCGGTGGCCATCACCTGGGTGTTGTGGCCCGAGGCCGAGACCGCGACCTTGCCCGCCTTGATGAAGCCCTTCTCGGTCTCGACGCCCGCCACCGAGCCGTCGGCATTGCGCCGGATCGCGGTCACCGCGCAGTTCTGGATGATGTCGACGCCGCGCGCCGCCGCGCCGCGGGCATAGCCCCAGGCCACGGCGTCGTGCCGTGCGGTGCCCGCCCGCTCCTGCAGCGCGCCGCCCATCACCGGGTAGCGCGCGCCGCGCGAGATGTTGATCGGCGGGCAGTATTCCTTGCACTCCTCCGGCGTCAGCCAGCGGTTGTCGACGCCGTTGAGCCGGTTGGCATGCACGTGGCGCTTGAAGCTCTGCACGTCGTGCACGGTGTGCGCCAGCATCAGCACGCCGCGGTTCGAGTACATGACGTTGTAGTTCAGTTCCTGGCTGAGATTTTGCCAAAGGTCGACCGAATGGTCGAAGAGCCGCGCGCTCTCGTCGTAGAGGTAGTTGGAGCGGATGATCGTGGTGTTGCGCCCGGTGTTGCCGCCGCCGAGCCAACCCTTGTCGATCACCGCGATATTGGTGATCCCGTGCTGGGTGGCAAGGTAATAGGCCGCGCCCAGACCGTGCCCCCCCGCCCCGACGATGACCACGTCGTACGCGGCCTTCGGCTGGCTGTCCGGCCATTGCTCTGTCCAGTCCTTGTGACCGGTCACGGCGTTCTTGAGAAGGGAAAAGGCGTTGAAGCGCGTCATCGGCGGGCCCCGGATTGGAGGAGAGTGCTGGGGACCCTTGCTAAGCCATCCGGGTCACTTCCACGTGTAGAATTGCGCCACAGAAAATGAACTGAAGCGTCATGAGCCGGATTTCCGACGCGGTGAGGCCGCTCTCTCGGCGGCGCGAGGCGCATCTTCCCCTGCCCGCCGCATCTCTGTAGGATTACGCCAGTCCATGAAGAATCCCGCCATGCCGTCTGCCTTGCCCACCAAACGCCTGCGTGTCGCATTCCTTCTCGCGGGGCGCTTCACCCTCTCGGCCTTTGCCAATTTCGTCGACGTGCTGCGGCTCGCCGCCGACGAGGCCGACCTGTCGCGCCCAATCCTCTGCGACTGGACCGTGCTCTCGGACACGCTCGGGCCGGTCCGGTCGAGCTGCGGGGTGCGCGTCCAGCCCGACACGCGCCTGCGCAATGCCGGGAGCTACGACTACCTGGTGGTGGTCGGCGGGCTGATCAGCGACGAGGTGGCGCTGAGCCCGGCGGAGCTTGCCTATCTCAGGCGGCAGGCAGCAGCGGGGGTCCCGGTGGTCGGTCTCTGCACGGGCGTCTTCATCCTGCAGGAGATGGGGCTGCTCAAGGGCTACCGCTGCTGCGTGAGCTGGTTCCACCACCAGGATTTTGTCGACCGGTTCGAGGCGGAGACGCCGGTGTCAGACCAGATTTTCGTGGTCGACCGTGACCGGCTGACCTGTTCGGGCGGGCACGGGGCTGCGCACCTCGCCGCCTTTCTCGTGCAGCGCCACATCGGCCAGTCGGCGGCGGTCAAGAGCCTCAACATCATGATGATCGACGAGGCGATGAGCGGCGAGAAGGCGCAGCCCGGTCAGGCACTCACCCGGCGCGCCCGCGACGAGCTGGTGAAACGCGCGGTGCTGCGCATGCAGCAGCACATCGAATTGCCGAAACCCATCGACGAGATCGCCCGCGAACTCGGGACCTCTCGCCGAACGCTGGAACGGCGGTTCCTCGCGGATCTCAGGCAGACCCCGCTCAAGGCCTACATGGAGCTGCGGCTCGAGCGCGCGCTGATCCGGCTGCGCAGCAGCGATGCCTCGGTGACCGAGGTGGCGCTGGCCTGCGGCTTCTGCGACGGGCCGCACCTGTCGCGCACCCTAAAGGCCGAGCGCGGTATCACCCCCGCCGAATACCGCAAGGCGCGGGGCGGCAGCGATCAGGAGCTGGCCGTGGGAGTGCTGCTGCCAAGGCCGGACTGACCCAGTCGGAACCCTGCCACGCCGCGGCGTGTTGGCCTCTGGCAAGGAGGCCAACCATGCTCACCGACATTTTCTCCTCCCCTTGGTTCCTCGCCGCCTGGCTGGCGCTGATGATCCCCTCCGAGATCGTGCTGATCCGAGACCTGAGACGCAACAACGCCCACTTGATGAGCCTGATGAAGCTCGTTTGGGGGCTGACCGTGCTCTATTCCGGCCCGATCGGCCTCGCCGTCTACTGGACCTGCGGCCGCAAGGAGATCATAACCGACAGTCTCTGGCGACGCGGCTTCCGCTCGGTGGCGCATTGCTATTCGGGCTGCGGGCTGGGCGAGATCACCGGGGTCATGCTCGCCGTCGGGTTGCTGCGTTTCGGCAACCTCGGCACGGCGCTCACCACCTTCGTCTTTGCCTATGTCATCGGCTTTCTGCTGACGCTCGGGCCATTGGTGCAGGACGGCGTGCCGCTGCACAAGGCGCTGAAGGACACCTTCATCGCCGAGACCCCGTCGATCGCTGTCATGGAGATCGTTGCCATCGGCGTCGACCTGTCGCTGGCCGGCAATGCCGGGATGGGCGAGGTGATCTTCTGGTCCTCGATGATCGTCTCGCTGAGCTGCGGGCTCTTCGCCGCTTACCCTGTGAACCTGCTGCTGCTCAAGTTCGGCGTGAAAGAGGGCATGATGGATCCGCGGATGACCGATCATGGCGAGAACCCCTCGACGGAAAGCCCTCACGCTCACCGCCAAGGCTCGGCCATGAAGCACGGGTGATGTCTCGAGCGGGGCGCATGATGCGCGCGCCCTGCCACTCCAAAGGCAGGGTGCGCGACGCCGTGAGGGCCTACGGTGTCAGGCCGACGCCTTGGCGTAGCCGAGCGGCGTCACCGCCTCGCGGATCTCGCCTAGGATGGCGGGATCGTCGATCGTCGCAGGCGTCTTGAACTCGGCGCCATCGGCGATCTTGACCATGGTGGCGCGCAGGATCTTGCCCGAACGGGTCTTTGGCAGGCGGTCCACCACCGTGCAGAGCTTGAAGGCCGCGACCGGTCCGATCTGGTCGCGCACCAGCTTCACCGCCTCGCGGACCACCTCGTCATGCGGCCGGTCGCAGCCGGCGTTGAGGCAGAGGAACCCCATGGGCAGCTGGCCCTTGAGCGGGTCGGTCACGCCGATCACCGCGCATTCGGCGACATCGGGATGGTTCGACAGAATCTCTTCCATCGCGCCGGTCGAGAGCCGGTGCCCAGCCACATTGATCACGTCGTCGGTGCGGGACATGATGTAGAGATAGCCCTCCTCGTCCTTCAGCCCCGCATCTCCGGTCTCGTAGTAGCCCGGGAAATGGGTGAGATAGGCGGACTTGAAACGCTCCTCGGCATTCCACAGCGTCGGCAGCGTGCCCGGCGGCAGCGGCAGCTTGATGGCGATGGCGCCCAGCTCTCCGTCCTTCACCTCGTGGCCGCCCTCGTCGAGGATGCGCACGTCATAGCCCGGCATCGGCACCGAGGGCGAGCCCAGCTTGACCGGCAACTGCTCGATCCCCAGTGGGTTGGCAGCGATGGCAAAGCCGGTTTCGGTCTGCCACCAGTGATCGATCACCGGAACGTTCAGCTGGGTCTGCGCCCATTGGATGGTGTCGGGATCGGCGCGCTCCCCGGCGAGGTAGACCGCTTGAAGGCAGCTGAGGTCGTATTTCTTGACGAACTCCCCCTTGGGATCCTCGCGCTTCACAGCGCGGAAGGCGGTGGGCGCGGTGAAGAAGCTCTTCACCCTGTGCTCGGAGATCACCCGCCAGAAGGTGCCCGCGTCGGGGGTGCCGATGGGCTTGCCCTCGAAGACGATGGTGGTGTTGCCGTGGATCAGCGGCCCGTAGCAGATATAGCTGTGACCCACGACCCAGCCGACGTCCGAGGCCGCCCAGAAGCGGTCGCCCGGTTCGACGTTGTAGACGTTCTTCATCGTCCAGTTCAGCGCCACCAGATGACCGCCGGTGTGGC contains these protein-coding regions:
- a CDS encoding sarcosine oxidase subunit delta, translated to MLLIHCPYCDETLPEVEFTYAGEAHIARPETPSEMSDEDWQQFLFMRANVKGDHFERWRHLHGCGRFFNAVRNTITDKFLTTYKAGAPRPDLAALKEGLK
- a CDS encoding sarcosine oxidase subunit beta family protein, producing the protein MTRFNAFSLLKNAVTGHKDWTEQWPDSQPKAAYDVVIVGAGGHGLGAAYYLATQHGITNIAVIDKGWLGGGNTGRNTTIIRSNYLYDESARLFDHSVDLWQNLSQELNYNVMYSNRGVLMLAHTVHDVQSFKRHVHANRLNGVDNRWLTPEECKEYCPPINISRGARYPVMGGALQERAGTARHDAVAWGYARGAAARGVDIIQNCAVTAIRRNADGSVAGVETEKGFIKAGKVAVSASGHNTQVMATADVRLPLESMPLQALVSEPVKPIFPCVVMSNAVHAYCSQSDKGELVIGSGTDQYVSYSQRGGLPLIEHTIAAISEVFPIFNRMRMLRKWAGITDNTPDRSPIIGKTPVKNLYVNCGWGTGGFKATPGSAHVFAWTIAKDEPHPINAPFTLDRFRTGRLIDEAAAAAVAH
- a CDS encoding GlxA family transcriptional regulator; amino-acid sequence: MKNPAMPSALPTKRLRVAFLLAGRFTLSAFANFVDVLRLAADEADLSRPILCDWTVLSDTLGPVRSSCGVRVQPDTRLRNAGSYDYLVVVGGLISDEVALSPAELAYLRRQAAAGVPVVGLCTGVFILQEMGLLKGYRCCVSWFHHQDFVDRFEAETPVSDQIFVVDRDRLTCSGGHGAAHLAAFLVQRHIGQSAAVKSLNIMMIDEAMSGEKAQPGQALTRRARDELVKRAVLRMQQHIELPKPIDEIARELGTSRRTLERRFLADLRQTPLKAYMELRLERALIRLRSSDASVTEVALACGFCDGPHLSRTLKAERGITPAEYRKARGGSDQELAVGVLLPRPD
- a CDS encoding DUF4396 domain-containing protein; this encodes MLTDIFSSPWFLAAWLALMIPSEIVLIRDLRRNNAHLMSLMKLVWGLTVLYSGPIGLAVYWTCGRKEIITDSLWRRGFRSVAHCYSGCGLGEITGVMLAVGLLRFGNLGTALTTFVFAYVIGFLLTLGPLVQDGVPLHKALKDTFIAETPSIAVMEIVAIGVDLSLAGNAGMGEVIFWSSMIVSLSCGLFAAYPVNLLLLKFGVKEGMMDPRMTDHGENPSTESPHAHRQGSAMKHG
- the prpE gene encoding propionate-CoA ligase PrpE, which encodes MGYKDIYAGWASDPEGFWMQAAEAIDWDKAPSKALFDRGAGMFEWFADGLTNTCWNAVDRHVENGRGEQVAIIWDSPITHTKREITYVELRNRVATLAGALRAKGVEKGDRVIIYMPMIPEALEAMLACARLGAIHSVVFGGFAARELAVRIDDAKPKCIIAASCGLEPNRVVHYKPLLDGAIDAATHKPDFCVIFQREQEVATLTPGRDVNWHGFQYGVEPAECVPVEGNHPAYILYTSGTTGQPKGVVRHTGGHLVALNWTMKNVYNVEPGDRFWAASDVGWVVGHSYICYGPLIHGNTTIVFEGKPIGTPDAGTFWRVISEHRVKSFFTAPTAFRAVKREDPKGEFVKKYDLSCLQAVYLAGERADPDTIQWAQTQLNVPVIDHWWQTETGFAIAANPLGIEQLPVKLGSPSVPMPGYDVRILDEGGHEVKDGELGAIAIKLPLPPGTLPTLWNAEERFKSAYLTHFPGYYETGDAGLKDEEGYLYIMSRTDDVINVAGHRLSTGAMEEILSNHPDVAECAVIGVTDPLKGQLPMGFLCLNAGCDRPHDEVVREAVKLVRDQIGPVAAFKLCTVVDRLPKTRSGKILRATMVKIADGAEFKTPATIDDPAILGEIREAVTPLGYAKASA